In Harmonia axyridis chromosome 6, icHarAxyr1.1, whole genome shotgun sequence, a single window of DNA contains:
- the LOC123682039 gene encoding uncharacterized protein LOC123682039 isoform X1 gives MKIPFYSILGPLIRSNQKSIRPICAHPLMAYSHMYTGLLGFIGMVLSLVDIVRIIKCGPVLPGYMWRSRIKNSKLANPELERDLKLIFLSISLEYYIFLILGCLTRNPVLFIPFLALYGFIILTEFIIFLLYLFIKCVNLSKINMPMIMFVIYNWFAVFCAFNKLVRYCDM, from the exons atgaagaTACCTTTTTACTCGATTTTAGGTCCGCTCATAAGATCAAATCAGAAATCCATCAGGCCAATATGTGCTCATCCGTTGATGGCATACTCCCACATGTACACGGGACTTCTTGGTTTCATCGGCATG GTTTTAAGTTTGGTTGATATTGTTAGAATAATCAAGTGTGGACCAGTTCTTCCTGGTTACATGTGGAGAAGTCGAATAAAAAATAGCAAGTTAGCTAATCCGGAGTTAGAGCGTGATCTGAAGCTGATTTTCTTGTCTATATCCctggaatattatatttttctaatactGGGATGTCTTACA AGAAATCCTGTACTTTTCATTCCGTTTTTGGCCTTGTATGGTTTTATTATTCTGACGGAGTTCATCATTTTCCTGCTCTACCTCTTCATAAAATGTGTGAACTTGTCCAAGATAAACATGCCGATGATTATGTTTGTTATCTACAATTGGTTTGCCGTCTTTT
- the LOC123682039 gene encoding uncharacterized protein LOC123682039 isoform X2, with the protein MKIPFYSILGPLIRSNQKSIRPICAHPLMAYSHMYTGLLGFIGMVLSLVDIVRIIKCGPVLPGYMWRSRIKNSKLANPELERDLKLIFLSISLEYYIFLILGCLTQNAVLFLPFLFLYAFIILMEGLIFLMFLFVKCVNLSKINMCMIAFVVYNWMAVFCAFQGCLRYCDM; encoded by the exons atgaagaTACCTTTTTACTCGATTTTAGGTCCGCTCATAAGATCAAATCAGAAATCCATCAGGCCAATATGTGCTCATCCGTTGATGGCATACTCCCACATGTACACGGGACTTCTTGGTTTCATCGGCATG GTTTTAAGTTTGGTTGATATTGTTAGAATAATCAAGTGTGGACCAGTTCTTCCTGGTTACATGTGGAGAAGTCGAATAAAAAATAGCAAGTTAGCTAATCCGGAGTTAGAGCGTGATCTGAAGCTGATTTTCTTGTCTATATCCctggaatattatatttttctaatactGGGATGTCTTACA CAAAACGCAGTACTGTTTCTCCCATTCCTTTTTCTGTACGCATTCATAATTCTGATGGAGGGTCTcatatttttgatgtttttgttCGTCAAATGCGTCAACCTGTCAAAGATCAACATGTGCATGATCGCGTTTGTTGTTTACAACTGGATGGCAGTATTTTGTGCCTTTCAGGGTTGTCTACGATATTGTGACATGTAA